A region from the Benincasa hispida cultivar B227 chromosome 8, ASM972705v1, whole genome shotgun sequence genome encodes:
- the LOC120082678 gene encoding 60S ribosomal protein L10a — protein sequence MSKLQSDALREAISSIFTDSNEKKRKFTETIELQIGLKNYDPQKDKRFSGSVKLPHIPRPKMKICMLGDASHVEEAEKIGLDYMDVEGLKKLNKNKKLVKKLAKKYHAFLASEAIIKQIPRLLGPGLNKAGKFPTLVTHQETLESKVNETKAMVKFQLKKVLCMGVAVGNIAMEEKQVFQNVQMSVNFLVSLLKKNWQNVRCLYLKSSMGKSYRVF from the exons ATGAG TAAGCTTCAGAGTGATGCATTGAGAGAAGCTATCTCATCTATCTTCACTGATAGCaatgagaaaaagagaaagtttACTGAAACCATTGAGCTTCAGATTGGACTGAAGAACTATGATCCTCAAAAGGACAAGCGTTTCAGTGGTTCTGTGAAGTTGCCACACATTCCCCGTCCCAAGATGAAGATATGCATGCTTGGGGATGCCTCACACGTTGAAGAG GCTGAGAAAATTGGTCTAGACTATATGGATGTGGAAGGCTTGAAGAAGCTAAATAAGAATAAGAAATTGGTGAAGAAACTTGCCAAAAAATACCATGCCTTTTTGGCATCTGAAGCTATAATCAAGCAGATCCCTCGACTTCTAGGCCCTGGTCTCAACAAAGCAG GAAAGTTCCCAACATTGGTGACACACCAAGAAACGCTCGAATCGAAAGTCAACGAGACAAAGGCAATGGTCAAGTTTCAACTGAAGAAGGTCCTTTGTATGGGAGTTGCCGTTGGAAACATTGCTATGGAAGAGAAGCAAGTCTTCCAAAATGTTCAAATGAGCGTCAATTTCCTGGTTTCTTTGTTGAAAAAGAACTGGCAGAAT GTTAGGTGCCTGTACCTGAAGAGCTCAATGGGGAAGTCGTACCGGGTTTTCTAA